Part of the Vigna angularis cultivar LongXiaoDou No.4 chromosome 1, ASM1680809v1, whole genome shotgun sequence genome, gtcgtcgttcaccactaaacagatgtttgcttcttcatctgagtagcttgaatctgaaatggtctcattgtcgtcttcccatgcgatgtacgctttctttttcttgaaggatttcttttcttcacccttcttttgatttgggcagtctgcttttagatgccccttttctccgcaaccatagcatcggtaatttgaggaagatactggattatctttcttttcgtatctaaattttcctttgcctttagacttcatgaacctgttgagcctttttatcatgagtctcaattcttcttcttcgtctgagtcttcatcttccgatttacctttgcttctttcaacctcagatttcaaggcaagactctttttcttagtttttgcttttgcttcttcttcatctagtcttccgaggtcaagttcatgttccctcaactttccaaaaagtgccgccatagtcatggtgttgagattttgtgactcagaaattgcagtcacttttggttgccaagacctgtctaaagatttcaaaatttttatattaagttcatcagtatcgaaagacttacctagtccaataagatgatttacaatgttggtgaagcgtttctgaacatctactattgtttccccttgcttcatcctgaacatctcgtattcctggattaaggtattctttctagctctcttaacatcatctgtaccttcatgtgTTACTCTTaatacttcccacatttcttgtgcagttttacaaatagaaatcctgtaaaactcatcaacagttaaagcagatgaaataatattacgagcttttacatcattaccaaattttttcttatcttgagtagtccattggtcacggggctttggttcctgcatattgttaattggaacaaacgGACCAGATGCAActgcatcccaaatatctatatcaatagactccataaatatttgcattcttaccttccaaaatgcgtaattcTCACcagtgaatagtggtggtctattgatagaagcaccctctgcaaaggtttgatgcgatcccgccatttgaatgactatcaaagcaagctctgataccaattgtcagaatcggctgcagcggaatggttagcgtggaataacaaaccaagagggtttttatactaacgtgtgccttttaatttctactcaattaaacttacttagcaattaataaagacaaataatgcAAGAGTAAGgtagagagaaatttgcacagatgattttatcctggttcggatcttaccaatcctacgtccagtcgcttatctcaaaacaagataaacacttcactaatcacaaaactattacaaactacaatcacacagatacaatttgtaagagtttagaaaccacctctcttgaagccacaagagatgaaacagcacctcctttgaatcttcacaaaggatgaaacacttcctccgaatgcttcacgaaggatgaaccaacttacacctcctttgaatcttcacaaaggatgaccacctccttcgaatgcttcacgaaggatgaacttcctcttccgaacacctccttagacacaccaaggatgaatcagctattcctctatcaccgtagaaGTATtccaccaactctacagacagagtttccttagctgagcaggagcacacaattctcaagagtttcagagtatttgagcacaagggaagagtttctctagTTGgttgttgagaggaaatgagagtctatttatagactcatccaaaggctcctccatttttcgttttcagcctttcacactgtgttaatcgattagctacagtggttaatcgattaacaacccaacggatacttcaacggctcttaaaacggctagtttttcaaacggctcctgtgttaatcgattaacagcccttgttaatcgattaacgttaatcgattaacaccctgtgttaatcgattaacagctcaATGCagtgcttcttcatttgtctctggaacaatcgatttacaccctgtgttaatcgattaacactgcacagatTTTGCTGTTTGGCTTGATTTTACATCTCTTTTGAATGCAAACATAACTCCACTcataatctaagtcctagatactaaactataattattacaaaagctttccatagcaatacaagtcttcatagcattttgaatcttgatttctcttgacttgatttggacatcatcaaaacttcatcttcatcattttgctaacaaaaggaagttttgaatttggagatgcTAGAAAACTATGTTTAGTTCCTGATGTGGTGATACCTCCAAAGTTCAGGTTGCCAGAATTTGAGAAATATCGGGGAAATACTTGCCCATGGAGCCATATAACCATGTACTGCAGAAAAATGGCGGCTTATGCCCACgatgaaaaacttttgattcacATCTTCCAAGAAAGTTTAATTGGCGTAGCTCTGACTTGGTACATGCGCTTAGAAACTACTCACATCTATTCATGGAAAGATCTGGTTGATGCATTCCTAAGGCAGtatgaatataataaagatCTAACACCTGACAGAATACAACTGCAAAACATGGTGAAGAAAGAGTCTGAATCATTTAGAGAATATGCCCAAAGGTGGAGAGAAATTGCTGCTCAAGTAGAACCGCCTTTGAGCGACAAGGAGATGACTACCATATTTTTGAATACTCTACAACCACCATTTTATGAACACATGATAAGTAGTGTCTCCTCAAGTTTTGCTGACATAGTAGTAATTGGAGAGAGGGTCGAGGGTGGcataagaaatggaaaaattgcACTAGGCCCACAACTAGTAGCGAGTTTAAATGAGTATGGTCCTAGAcatgagaaagataaaaaacGAAGAGCTAACTCACATTTTATTGCCTATCCTCAAATGTCACATTCTCATGGGTCCAATCGACCCATTGAGCGAAGAAATTACAATCGTGATGAGAAGGTCGCCAGCTTCACTCTTATCCCCATGACCTATACAGAGTTACTGCCAGATCTTCTCCGCAGAAACCTCATAAAGGTTTGTCCAACTAGACCTATACGACCTCCGTACCCAAAGAGCTATGACACAAACGCCAAGTGTGATTATCATGAAGGAGTGTGTGGACACTCAATAGAGGCATGCAAGGCTTTAAAGCATAAAGTGCAATCTTTGATCGATTcaggatgtttaaagtttgaagaaagtcAATCCAGCACTTTGGCAAGGCGCGAGTTCGCCCCTACAAATGCCATGGACAAATGAAGAACTATATGGGAAAGCATAGGTTGTTGTAAAAGGCGAAACTGATGTTGTTTTGTCTTGCTACGAGGGTTATACTCATGGATATTACGCTTTTATCCGTGACTTTTAATGTGAACTTTCATTATttggtatctccaaggtttactggaaatcatgtcctaataggATGTCGTGGAGAAAAACGAAAGCCGcgaataacaaaatgaaaaaaaaaacaaataaatgaaggCAATATTGAGTCGCTTGTCTTTCTTGCAAATTatcaaactcttgttttttcgaaaatagcaaaaaatatataaatagaacaaaagaaaataaaagaattgataacaaaaagaaaacaaaagttgtAGTGTCAGATTTTTCCGAGGTTAAATGTTGAatcaaaaataacaatttgatgttttctctcGAGATGTTTGTGCACATGGTGTTTGAAAAATCTCACCCTTCACTTTCCAAAATAAAGGATCTTCCCTAGTAAACATTGTCACTACCCTCAGTAACAAAAacctttacactggggcagattggCCTAACCAACATTATCCTCGTTTGCGCTAGTTGAGTGATCCCTGAATCCATTGAGgcaaacaaaagaacaaaagaattttcaaaaaaaaaaaaaagaataagtcCCCTATATTGAAAAACCCGAAAGGGCGGTctagaaaagaaaggaagaaaaaatgaCTCATGTTGAGGTCATCTAATCgtagaattaatcttttgaaaataaagcaatcagagttcaaaatgatgtgtggcctTCTTTCTTTATCCAAAAAGCAAAAAACTATAACCATTGTTACCCCGTTTGAgccaaaaataaattctttttcaaaattattcccaAGCAAGGGTTATCATCAGTATGAGTCAACTTGGAATGCAGATGAAGAGTACTCAACGATCAAATGAAGCGAATCCTTCAAAAAgggtaaacaaaaaaaaaacaacaataaaaaagaattaaccaGAGATGAAGGAAAAACGAAGTTCAAGACAAAAGCAAAGTGCTCTAAAGATCAAATAGTTGATGCAATGCGTAGATGATAAcccttgttttaaaaaaaaatgagtatcCGACAAACATTTCATTTGGGCCTTTATAcccttttctttcaataccttTTATCCCCTAGCCATGTTACAAGCCTAACAAAGTCCACGCAGATCGAATGATGATTGCtcatattttcataaagctta contains:
- the LOC128195285 gene encoding uncharacterized protein LOC128195285 → MENQGEVQEGMKVDIQQLKEQISQILEAMNALQSPKDSCAQQPQQRVPEVQTFPSYGLPPNYTPPSGVDLGHLDTQKAEGNAVEVEGELGATTFTIPGKTIQPGIENMIMKKQPETKSSSYVVTPADFKDDKSKLEVFEKRLRAIEGKGVRIGCSGMFRLPEFEKYRGNTCPWSHITMYCRKMAAYAHDEKLLIHIFQESLIGVALTWYMRLETTHIYSWKDLVDAFLRQYEYNKDLTPDRIQLQNMVKKESESFREYAQRWREIAAQVEPPLSDKEMTTIFLNTLQPPFYEHMISSVSSSFADIVVIGERVEGGIRNGKIALGPQLVASLNEYGPRHEKDKKRRANSHFIAYPQMSHSHGSNRPIERRNYNRDEKVASFTLIPMTYTELLPDLLRRNLIKVCPTRPIRPPYPKSYDTNAKCDYHEGVCGHSIEACKALKHKVQSLIDSGCLKFEESQSSTLARREFAPTNAMDK